GTTGGAGCACGTGATCGCTGCCAAGGCCGTGGCCTTCAAGATGGCCGCGGAACCCGAGTTCCAGGAACGCCAGGTCCGCGTCCTTGAGGGCTCCAAGCTCTTGGCCCAGCGCCTCCTGCAGGACGACGTAGCCGCAGCCGGAATTTCCGTGGTCAGCGGCGGAACCGACGTCCACCTGGTGCTCGCTGACCTCCGTCATTCGGTGCTCAACGGCCAGCAGGCCGAGGACACGCTGCACCGCATCGGTATCACGGTCAACCGCAACGCCGTCCCGTTCGATCCCCGCCCGCCGATGGTCTCCTCCGGCCTTCGCATCGGCACTCCGGCACTCGCCGCCCGCGGCTTCGGCGCTGACGACTTCGCTGAGGTCGCGGACATCATTGCGACGGCGTTGATCGCCGCAGCAAACAGCAGCACCACAGCGGACGGTTCACAAGAAGGCGACGTCACCCTGGACGATGCCACCGCCGTCGAACTCCGCAACCGCGTCACCGCCTTGGCGGACAAGTTCCCCCTCTACCCGCACCTGAACAACGGCAATGGCGCCGAACGTGAAGCAGAACTGATTGGAGCAGCCCAGTGAGTGCAGACCACCTCCCCGAACACCCGGATTTCCTCTGGCGCAACCCGGACCCGAAGAAGTCGTACGACGCCGTAATTGTCGGCGGCGGCGGGCACGGCCTGGCCACTGCGTACTTCCTGGCGAAGAACCACGGAATGACGAACATCGCCATCCTGGAAAAGGGCTGGCTGGCCGGTGGAAACATGGCCCGCAACACCACCATCATCCGTTCCAACTACCTCTGGGACGAGAGCGCGGCCATCTACGAGCACGCCCTCAAGCTCTGGGAAATCCTGCCCGAAGAGCTCGAGTATGACTTCCTGTTCAGCCAGCGCGGCGTCATGAACCTCGCGCACACCCTGGGTGATGTCCGCGAAAGCGTTCGCCGTGTGGGTGCCAACCGGCTCAACGGCGTGGACGCAGAATGGCTGGATCCGCAGCAGGTCAAGGAACTCTGCCCCATCCTGAACATCAACGACAACATCCGCTACCCCGTCATGGGCGCCACCTACCAGCCGCGCGCAGGTATCGCCAAGCACGACCACGTTGCTTGGGCCTTTGCCCGCAAGTGTGACGAGCTGGGCGTGGACATCATCCAGAACTGTGAAGTCACCGGCTTCATCAAGGACGGCAACCGGGTCACTGGCGTCAAGACCACCCGCGGCGACATCAACACCGAAAAGGTGGGCCTGTGCGCCGCCGGCCACAGCTCCGTCCTGGCCGAGATGGCCGGCTTCCGCCTGCCGATCCAGTCGCACCCGCTCCAGGCGTTGGTTTCAGAACTCCACGAGCCGGTCCACCCCACGGTGGTCATGTCCAACCACGTCCACGTGTACGTCTCCCAGGCCCACAAGGGCGAACTGGTGATGGGCGCCGGCGTGGACTCCTACAACGGTTACGGCCAGCGCGGTTCATTCCACGTGATCGAGGAGCAGATGGCAGCAGCCGTGGAGCTCTTCCCGATCTTCGCCCGGGCCCACGTACTCCGGACCTGGGGCGGCATCGTGGACACCACTCTGGACGCTTCGCCGATCGTCGGGCTGAGCCCGGTTGAGAACATGTTCGTCAACTGTGGTTGGGGAACGGGCGGTTTCAAGGGCACCCCCGCGGCAGGCCTGACATTCGCGCACACCATCGCCACCGGCGCACCGCACAAGCTGAACAAGCCCTTCGCATTGGAACGCTTCGAGACCGGTGCCTTGATCGACGAACACGGCGCCGCAGCCGTAGCCCACTAGCCAGGACAGGACAGGAAAGACATGCTCCTCATTTCATGCCCCAACTGCGGGCCACGCGACGAAACCGAATTCCACTACGGCGGCCAAGCACACATTGCCTACCCGGAGAACCCGAACGACCTTAGCGACCGTGAATGGGCTGAATACCTTTTCTACCGCGAAAACACCAAGGGCACTTTCGCCGAGCGCTGGGTCCACAGCACCGGATGCCGGCAGTGGTTCAACATGCTCCGCGACACCGTGAGCTACGACATCCACTCGATCTACGCGATGGGACAGCCCCGCCCGGATACGCAATCGGGCCTCGCACCCGGAGCCCCCACCGCAAGCGCACCCACCTCCTCGGAAGGAGTCTAGAAGTGACCAGTAAGAACGCACGCCTCGCCACCGGCGGACGCATCGATCGCAGCATCTCCTGGCGCTTCACCGTGGACGGCCAGGAATTCACCGGCCACCCGGGTGACACCATTGCTTCGGCGCTGCTGGCCAACGGCCACATCAACGCCGGCAACTCCCTTTACGAGGACCGCCCACGCGGCATCATGGCCGCCGGCGTGGAAGAGTCCAACGCCTTGGTCAAGATCGCTCCCCGCTTCCGCGGACATGTTGCCGAGTCCATGCTTCCGGCCACCGCAGTTTCCCTGGTGGACGGCATGAACATTGAACTCCTCTCCGGCCTGGGCAAACTGGACCCGAACGAGGACAAGGCCGAGTACGACAAGAAGTACGTCCACACGGACGTCCTGGTTGTCGGTGGCGGCGTTGCCGGGTTGGCAGCAGCCCGCGAAGCCGTCCGCACCGGAGCCCGCGTCATCCTGATCGATGACCAGCCCGAGCTCGGTGGTTCGCTGCTCTCCGGTTCCACCGCTGAGGGACTCGCCGAAACCATCGAGGGCCAGCCCGCCCTTGAGTGGGTCGCGGACGTAGAGGCAGAGCTGGTTTCTGCCGCTGAATGCACTGTGCTGAACCGCACCACGGCCTTCGGCTCCTACGACTCCAACTACTTCATCGCCGCCCAGAACCGCACGGACCACCTGAGCGTCCCGGCAGCATCGGGTGTCTCCCGCCAGCGTATTTGGCACATCCGTGCCAAGCAGGTTGTCCTGGCTCCCGGTGCCCATGAGCGTCCGCTGGTATTCGAGAACAACGATCGCCCGGGCATCATGCTCGCTTCGGCCGCGCGGACGTACCTGAACCGTTACGCCGTCGCAGCCGGTTCGCGGGTGGTCATCAGCACCACCAACGATTCCGCCTACGCACTTGCTGCGGACCTGAAGGCGGCAGGCGTGGCGGTTGCCGCCGTCGTCGATGCCCGTCCGCAGGTCAGCGCGAAGGCTGCTGCCGCCGTCGAGTCCGGTATCCGGGTCCTGATCGGCAGCGCCGTGGCGGATACCTCTGCAGATGAGAACGGCCGCCTGAGCGGCGTCACCGTCCGCAGTATTAACGACGACGGCGAACTCACCTCGGGCGTCGAACAGCTGGCTGCCGATCTCCTCGCCGTTTCCGGTGGCTGGAGCCCGGTGGTACACCTCCACAGCCAGCGCCAAGGCAAGCTGCGTTGGGATGACGGGCTCGCTGCATTCATTCCCGCCAAGCCGGTCCGTGACCAGCAGGTTGTGGGCGCAGGCCGTGGCAGCTACGAACTCCAGGACTGCCTCGCAGAAGGTATTTCCGCAGGTGCTGCCGCCTCCATCGCGGCTGGTTTCGAGTCCGCAACCAAGCCCGTCGAACTGCAGCCGCCCGTCCCTTCAGCACCGAGCCGCCAGCTCTGGCTGGTTCCCGGCCAGACCGGCGAACCGGGCGAATGGCACCACCACTTCGTGGACTTCCAGCGAGACCAGTCCGTGGCCGACGTCCTTCGTTCCACGGGAGCGGGCATGCGGTCCGTGGAACACGTCAAGCGGTACACCTCCATCAGCACCGCCAACGACCAGGGCAAGACCTCCGGCGTCAACGCAATCGGCGTTATCGCCGCAGCGCTGAAGTACGGCGGAGCCGAGAACATTCCGGGCGTCGGCGAAATCGGGACCACGGCCTACCGGGCACCGTTCACCCCCGTGGCCTTCGCAGCGTTGGCCGGCCGTCAGCGCGGCGAGTTGTTCGACCCCGCCCGCGTAACTTCCATCCACCCGTGGCACGTCGCCCAGGGTGCACTGTTCGAAGATGTTGGACAGTGGAAGCGCCCTTGGTACTACCCGCAGGCCGGCGAAGACATGGACACGGCCGTCCTGCGTGAATGCGCAGCGGTCCGCGATTCGGTGGGCTTCATGGACGCCACCACGCTTGGCAAGATCGAAATCCGTGGCAAGGACGCAGGCGAATTCCTGAACCGCGTTTACACCAACGCGTTCAAGAAGCTCGCCCCCGGGTCCGCCCGCTACGGCGTCATGTGCACCCTGGATGGCATGATCTTCGACGACGGCGTGACGCTTCGCCTGGACGAGGACCGCTACTTCATGACCACCACCACCGGTGGCGCTGCCAAGGTGCTGGACTGGCTCGAAGAGTGGCACCAGACAGAGTGGCCGGAACTCGATGTGGTCTGCACGTCGGTGACGGAGCAGTGGACCACGATCGCCGTCGTGGGTCCCAAGTCCCGCGCAGTGATCGCCAAGGTTGCTTCCCAGCTGGCCGAAAACGGCGGGTTGGATGCTGAAGCCTTCCCGTTCATGACCTTCCGCGAGACCACGTTGGCTTCCGGAGTGCAGGCCCGCGTCTGCCGAATCTCCTTCTCCGGCGAACTGGCTTACGAAATCAACGTGCCGGCCTGGTACGGACTCAACACTTGGGAAGCCGTTGCTGCCGCAGGTGCCGAGTTCAACATCACCCCCTACGGCACCGAAACCATGCACGTCCTTCGCGCCGAGAAGGGTTACCCGATCGTCGGTCAGGACACCGACGGCACGGTCACCCCGCAGGACGCCGGGATGGACTGGATCGTTTCCAAGGCCAAGGACTTCATCGGCAAGCGCTCCTACCTTCGTGAGGACGCCAGCCGTGAGGACCGAAAGCACCTGGTCAGCGTCCTTCCTGTGGACCACTCGCTGAGGTTGCCGGAAGGCACGCAGCTGGTGGAGAAGGGCATCCCGGTCAACCCTGCCAACGGACCCGTCCCCATGGAAGGCTTCGTGACTTCCAGTTACCACAGCGCCGCACTGGGCCGTTCCTTCGGCTTGGCACTGATCCAAAACGGCCGCAACCGCATCGGCGAAACCCTGGTGGCTTCGCTGGGAGACCAATTGGTGGACGTGGTTGTTGGCGAAACCGTACTTTTCGATGCTGAAGGGACCCGCAAAGATGGCTGAAACAGCAACACCAGCAGAAACCGTGAACAGCGTCCGGGGCGCCCGCCGCAGCCCGGCCGAGCACCTGGCCGAGGCTTTCGTCTCCGGCTCGGTACCGGGAACGGTGACTCTCACCGAAATTCCGTACCAGGCCATGGTGGGGATCCGGGTTGACCGAACGTCCGACGCCGGTGCACGCGTTGCTTCCGTCATCGGCAGCTTGCCTGCCGCTTGCGGTGAGGTAACGGGCAAGGATTCCGTGAACACCCTGTGGCTCGGCCCCACCGAGTTCCTGGTGGTCGCACCGGAGGAGGCCCACGACTCCCTGGGCGGATCGCTGGTCAAGGACCTGACCGCCGCATTGGGCTCTGACGCAGGCCAGGTGGTGGATTTGTCCGCCAACCGCACCACGTTCGAGCTCACTGGCAGCCACGCCCGCGCAGTGCTGGAAAAGACCTGTTCACTGGACCTCCACCCCCGTGTCTTCAAGCCCGGCACCGCGGTCTCCACGGAACTTGCGCACATCCCCGTGATGCTGTGGAAGACCTCGGACGAGTCCTACCGGCTCTTTCCCCGGGCCTCGTTTGCCGACTTCCTGGGACGCTGGCTCCTGGACGCGATGCGGGAGTACGCCTCCCCTGAGGTCCCCTAATGGCACTGAGTGCGCTTGATCTGTTTTCTGTTGGCATCGGGCCGTCGTCTTCACACACGGTGGGCCCCATGCGCGCGGCAAAGCAGTTCACGGACGGTCTCGAATCGTCCGGCCAGCTTCCGGCCACGGTGCGCGTCCAGGCTGAGCTTTTCGGCTCACTGGGCGCCACCGGCCGGGGCCACGGCTCCGACAAGGCCGTGGTGCTGGGGCTGCAAGGCCACTCCCCCGAAACCGTGGACACCACAACGGCTGACGACCAGGTGGCCGCGGCGGCACTCGATGCCGAACTGCGCCTGGGCGGAAACCACCGGGTGGACTTCAACTGGGACGAGGACGTGGTCCTGCACCGCCGCAAGTCGCTGCCGGCCCACCCCAATGGCATGACGTTCCGGGCCTTGGACCACACGGGCAGCGTGCTACGGGAACGCAGTTACTACTCCATCGGTGGCGGCTTCGTCGTGGATGGAGACGTCTCCGGCGCCGACAAGGTTGTCGCAGACGAGACCGTCCTCCCCTACCCCTTCACCACTGCGGACGAACTGCTGGCCATCTGTGTCCGCGAAAACAAGTCCATCTCGGACATCATGCTGGCCAACGAACTCGTGTGGCGCTCCGAGGAAGAGCTGCGTGAACGGCTCCTCGGCATTTGGGCCGTCATGCAGGAATGCGTGGACAACGGCTGCTCTGCCGAGGGAATCCTGCCGGGAGGTTTGAAGGTGAGGCGACGGGCGCCGTCGTTGTTCAAGACACTGGCCGCCACGGACGCCGCAAACAAGGCCGCAGGAGCTGCATCCAATCCTCAAGACCCTCTCCTGGCCATGGAATGGGTCAACTTGTTCGCGCTGGCCGTGAACGAGGAGAACGCTGCGGGCGGCAGGATCGTCACCGCGCCCACCAATGGTGCCGCCGGAATCGTCCCGGCCGTGCTGCACTATTACACCAAGTTTGTTCCCGGAGCCAACGACGACGGCGTCGTGCGCTTCCTGCTCGCGGCAGCCGCCGTCGGAATCCTGTTCAAAATCAACGCCTCCATCTCCGGGGCCGAAGTGGGCTGCCAGGGCGAGGTGGGTTCCGCCTGCTCCATGGCTGCTGCCGGTCTCTGCGAAGTCCTCGGCGGGACGCCCGAGCAAGTGGAAAATGCCGCCGAAGTGGGCATCGAACACAACCTGGGCCTCACCTGCGATCCCGTGGGCGGCCTGGTGCAGATTCCGTGCATCGAACGCAATGCCATCGCCAGCGTCAAGGCCATCAACGCCGCCCGCCTGGCCCTGCACGGCGACGGCAGCCACAAAGTGTCCCTCGACAAAGCCATCAAAACCATGCGCGAGACAGGCGCAGACATGAAATCCAAGTACAAGGAGACCTCCCGTGGGGGCCTCGCCGTCAACGTAGTGGAGTGCTAGCCATGACTGCCATCCAAACTGAAACTGCCACTGAGTCCCCTGCCGGGACCACCGTGGAGCACGTACTCACCCTCGACTGCCCCGAAGGTCCCGGAATCGTGCACGCGGTGTCCGGCTTCCTGCTGGAACACGGTTGCGACATCATCGACAACAAGCAGTTCGGTGAGCGCGCCGAGGGCCACTTCTTCATGCGGGTGCATTTCGCGTCCGACGGCGACGAGTCCACGCTGGAGACCCTGCGTTCATCTTTCTGTCCCGTGGGCGAGAAGTACGGTATGAACTGGCAGCTGGAACGCCAGGGATACAAGCGCCGGGTGCTGATCATGGTCTCGAAGTTCGGGCACTGCGTGAACGACCTGCTGTTCCGTGCCCGGATTGGGGAGCTGCCGATCGACGTCGTGGGCGTCGTGTCCAACCACACCGACCATCAGGGACTTGCTGAATGGCACGGAATTCCGTTCTTCCACGTCCCTGTCACGGCTGCCACCAAGCCGGCGGCCGAGGCGCGTCTCCTGGAGATCATCGACGAGTTGGACGTGGAACTCATTGTCCTGGCCCGCTACATGCAGGTTCTCAGCGACGATCTGGCCCGGAAGCTCGACGGCCGGGCCATCAACATCCACCACTCCTTCCTGCCCAGCTTCAAGGGCGCCAAGCCCTACCACCAGGCCTATGCACGTGGCGTGAAAACTGTGGGCGCCACCGCACACTACGTCAACGGCGAACTGGATGAAGGACCCATCATCGCGCAGCAAGTAGTGGAGGTGGACCACACGTTCGGGCCGGACGATCTTGTAGCCGCAGGCCGGGACACCGAATGCAAGGCACTCAGCAACGCCGTTCGCTGGCACTGCGAGGGGCGGATCATCCTGAATGGGAACCGGACGATCGTGTTGAAGTAGGGCATTGCTTACCCGATTCGACGGCTTGCTGCACTATAGACGGTTTGAGCCGTCGAATGCGCAACGAGCCGTCGAATTGGCTGTTTAAGGACGCCCGTCCTGAGGGGCTTAGCCGATCACGGCGTCGATCCACACACCGATGATCCAGGTACTTGCCGCAGCGCAGGCGAGCCCGAACTCCACCAGGATGCCGATCCCGGTCGCCTTGAGCGCGGCACCACTGGATTTCAGGGCAGCGGGGAAGTTGCGGGTCCGCTGGACTTCACTGAGGAGAAGCCCGACGGCGAAGCCCACGAAGAGCCCCACGACAGGAATGACGAACATTCCCACCACGCCCAGGATCACGCCAATCAGCACCGACCTGTTGGGAATGCCGTGTTGCTTGAGCTTGCGTCCGGTCAGCACGGCACTGGCAGCCATACCCGCCACCACGAACACCATCCCGATGGCGAAGATCACCCAGCCCACCGGACCGGCACCTCCCCAGATGGCCCAGGCCAGCAGGCTCGCGCCAATGAGGATACTGCCCGGCAGCACGGGAATGATGGTTCCGGCGACACCCACCGCAATGGCCAGGCCGCAGAGGATGGTCACGATGAGTTCGGCGTTCATGGCCCCAGTCTAGGTGCGCCCGGCAGCCCTGCCTGACAACCAAAGAACGACGGCGACGCTCCCCAGCACGGGAGGCGTCGCCGTCGTCGGTCTTGAGTTGTAACCGCTATTCAGCCACGGCGGCAGCAACTGCCGCGGTGACGGCGGGCGCCACTCGGGCATCCAACGGGCTCGGCACGATGTAGTCGGCGGAGAGGTCCTCTGCAGCAAGCTCAGCAATGGCGTTGGCAGCAGCGATCTTCATGGCTGGGGTGATGCGGCGGGCGCCAGCGTCCAGAGCGCCGCGGAAGATGCCCGGGAAGGCAAGGACGTTGTTGATCTGGTTCGGGAAGTCGCTGCGGCCGGTGGCAACAACGGCAGCATACTTCTGCGCTACCTCGGGCAGTACTTCCGGGTCCGGGTTGGACAGTGCGAACACGATCGACTGGTCGTTCATGAGCTTCAGGTGCTCTTCGTCCAGCTTGGAGGAGGAGACGCCCACGAAGACGTCGGCGCCCGTGAGGCCCTCGCCCGGCCCACCGGAGATGCCGCGGGGGTTGGTGCGCTGGGCCATGCGGGCCTTGACGCTGCCGGGATCCGCCACGAGGTCTGCGCGCTCGGCGTTGACCACACCCTTGGAGTCGAGCAGGATAACGTCCTTGATGCCAACGGCCAGGAGGATCTCCGCAATGGCGATACCGGCAGCACCGGCGCCGGAGACAACAACCTTCAGGCCTGCCAGTTCGCGCTGGGTCACCTTGGCAGCGTTGGTGAGGGCTGCGAGGACCACGACGGCGGTGCCGTGCTGGTCATCGTGCATGACGGGGCAATCGAGGGCTTCGATGAGGCGCTCTTCAAGTTCGAAGCAGCGGGGAGCCGAGATGTCCTCAAGGTTGACTGCGCCGAAGCTCGGGCGCAGCCTGACCAGGGTCTCGATGATCTCATCGACGTTGGTGGTGTTCAGTACCAGCGGGATGGAATCGAGGTCGCCGAAGGACTTGAACAGCGCCGACTTGCCTTCCATGACGGGCAAGGAAGCGCTCGGTCCGATGTTGCCAAGGCCCAGGACTGCGGTGCCATCGCTGACGACCACAACGAGGCGCTCTGCCCAGGTGTGCGTCCGGGCAAGCTCGGGATTGGCGTGGATTGCGCGGCTGACCTGCGCAACTCCGGGAGTGTAGGCGATGGAAAGGTCGCGCTTGTTGTTCAGGGGAAC
This Paenarthrobacter sp. GOM3 DNA region includes the following protein-coding sequences:
- a CDS encoding sarcosine oxidase subunit beta family protein, which produces MSADHLPEHPDFLWRNPDPKKSYDAVIVGGGGHGLATAYFLAKNHGMTNIAILEKGWLAGGNMARNTTIIRSNYLWDESAAIYEHALKLWEILPEELEYDFLFSQRGVMNLAHTLGDVRESVRRVGANRLNGVDAEWLDPQQVKELCPILNINDNIRYPVMGATYQPRAGIAKHDHVAWAFARKCDELGVDIIQNCEVTGFIKDGNRVTGVKTTRGDINTEKVGLCAAGHSSVLAEMAGFRLPIQSHPLQALVSELHEPVHPTVVMSNHVHVYVSQAHKGELVMGAGVDSYNGYGQRGSFHVIEEQMAAAVELFPIFARAHVLRTWGGIVDTTLDASPIVGLSPVENMFVNCGWGTGGFKGTPAAGLTFAHTIATGAPHKLNKPFALERFETGALIDEHGAAAVAH
- a CDS encoding sarcosine oxidase subunit delta — translated: MLLISCPNCGPRDETEFHYGGQAHIAYPENPNDLSDREWAEYLFYRENTKGTFAERWVHSTGCRQWFNMLRDTVSYDIHSIYAMGQPRPDTQSGLAPGAPTASAPTSSEGV
- a CDS encoding sarcosine oxidase subunit alpha family protein; amino-acid sequence: MTSKNARLATGGRIDRSISWRFTVDGQEFTGHPGDTIASALLANGHINAGNSLYEDRPRGIMAAGVEESNALVKIAPRFRGHVAESMLPATAVSLVDGMNIELLSGLGKLDPNEDKAEYDKKYVHTDVLVVGGGVAGLAAAREAVRTGARVILIDDQPELGGSLLSGSTAEGLAETIEGQPALEWVADVEAELVSAAECTVLNRTTAFGSYDSNYFIAAQNRTDHLSVPAASGVSRQRIWHIRAKQVVLAPGAHERPLVFENNDRPGIMLASAARTYLNRYAVAAGSRVVISTTNDSAYALAADLKAAGVAVAAVVDARPQVSAKAAAAVESGIRVLIGSAVADTSADENGRLSGVTVRSINDDGELTSGVEQLAADLLAVSGGWSPVVHLHSQRQGKLRWDDGLAAFIPAKPVRDQQVVGAGRGSYELQDCLAEGISAGAAASIAAGFESATKPVELQPPVPSAPSRQLWLVPGQTGEPGEWHHHFVDFQRDQSVADVLRSTGAGMRSVEHVKRYTSISTANDQGKTSGVNAIGVIAAALKYGGAENIPGVGEIGTTAYRAPFTPVAFAALAGRQRGELFDPARVTSIHPWHVAQGALFEDVGQWKRPWYYPQAGEDMDTAVLRECAAVRDSVGFMDATTLGKIEIRGKDAGEFLNRVYTNAFKKLAPGSARYGVMCTLDGMIFDDGVTLRLDEDRYFMTTTTGGAAKVLDWLEEWHQTEWPELDVVCTSVTEQWTTIAVVGPKSRAVIAKVASQLAENGGLDAEAFPFMTFRETTLASGVQARVCRISFSGELAYEINVPAWYGLNTWEAVAAAGAEFNITPYGTETMHVLRAEKGYPIVGQDTDGTVTPQDAGMDWIVSKAKDFIGKRSYLREDASREDRKHLVSVLPVDHSLRLPEGTQLVEKGIPVNPANGPVPMEGFVTSSYHSAALGRSFGLALIQNGRNRIGETLVASLGDQLVDVVVGETVLFDAEGTRKDG
- a CDS encoding sarcosine oxidase subunit gamma, whose protein sequence is MAETATPAETVNSVRGARRSPAEHLAEAFVSGSVPGTVTLTEIPYQAMVGIRVDRTSDAGARVASVIGSLPAACGEVTGKDSVNTLWLGPTEFLVVAPEEAHDSLGGSLVKDLTAALGSDAGQVVDLSANRTTFELTGSHARAVLEKTCSLDLHPRVFKPGTAVSTELAHIPVMLWKTSDESYRLFPRASFADFLGRWLLDAMREYASPEVP
- a CDS encoding L-serine ammonia-lyase produces the protein MALSALDLFSVGIGPSSSHTVGPMRAAKQFTDGLESSGQLPATVRVQAELFGSLGATGRGHGSDKAVVLGLQGHSPETVDTTTADDQVAAAALDAELRLGGNHRVDFNWDEDVVLHRRKSLPAHPNGMTFRALDHTGSVLRERSYYSIGGGFVVDGDVSGADKVVADETVLPYPFTTADELLAICVRENKSISDIMLANELVWRSEEELRERLLGIWAVMQECVDNGCSAEGILPGGLKVRRRAPSLFKTLAATDAANKAAGAASNPQDPLLAMEWVNLFALAVNEENAAGGRIVTAPTNGAAGIVPAVLHYYTKFVPGANDDGVVRFLLAAAAVGILFKINASISGAEVGCQGEVGSACSMAAAGLCEVLGGTPEQVENAAEVGIEHNLGLTCDPVGGLVQIPCIERNAIASVKAINAARLALHGDGSHKVSLDKAIKTMRETGADMKSKYKETSRGGLAVNVVEC
- the purU gene encoding formyltetrahydrofolate deformylase translates to MTAIQTETATESPAGTTVEHVLTLDCPEGPGIVHAVSGFLLEHGCDIIDNKQFGERAEGHFFMRVHFASDGDESTLETLRSSFCPVGEKYGMNWQLERQGYKRRVLIMVSKFGHCVNDLLFRARIGELPIDVVGVVSNHTDHQGLAEWHGIPFFHVPVTAATKPAAEARLLEIIDELDVELIVLARYMQVLSDDLARKLDGRAINIHHSFLPSFKGAKPYHQAYARGVKTVGATAHYVNGELDEGPIIAQQVVEVDHTFGPDDLVAAGRDTECKALSNAVRWHCEGRIILNGNRTIVLK
- a CDS encoding DUF456 domain-containing protein; this translates as MNAELIVTILCGLAIAVGVAGTIIPVLPGSILIGASLLAWAIWGGAGPVGWVIFAIGMVFVVAGMAASAVLTGRKLKQHGIPNRSVLIGVILGVVGMFVIPVVGLFVGFAVGLLLSEVQRTRNFPAALKSSGAALKATGIGILVEFGLACAAASTWIIGVWIDAVIG
- a CDS encoding NAD(P)-dependent malic enzyme, encoding MSIETIATDNDALVLSEEEIFAAHEGGKLTISSTVPLNNKRDLSIAYTPGVAQVSRAIHANPELARTHTWAERLVVVVSDGTAVLGLGNIGPSASLPVMEGKSALFKSFGDLDSIPLVLNTTNVDEIIETLVRLRPSFGAVNLEDISAPRCFELEERLIEALDCPVMHDDQHGTAVVVLAALTNAAKVTQRELAGLKVVVSGAGAAGIAIAEILLAVGIKDVILLDSKGVVNAERADLVADPGSVKARMAQRTNPRGISGGPGEGLTGADVFVGVSSSKLDEEHLKLMNDQSIVFALSNPDPEVLPEVAQKYAAVVATGRSDFPNQINNVLAFPGIFRGALDAGARRITPAMKIAAANAIAELAAEDLSADYIVPSPLDARVAPAVTAAVAAAVAE